actaggaataaaacttaggaaattcacttacTAATATTAATTGcaagtatcagatttcatgccgaagaatattgaatcgaatagccttacataccttatccTCTGACCAATACAACTATCATGATTCAGCCTCCCCTTTCAGgttttaatctacaatataagtcatgataaactAAAATTAGCAGTTATCACACCGTGAGTCTTATAAAACAGTAGCTAACTTGACGGATAATGAGCCCATACAACCCTCAAAATAATGTGTATCATCACACCCTCCTTCTCTAcccaatacatacattatatatccttttccaagattacccaagttgcaccaacaacaatacacataaaacaggctcaaatattctttatcatacaatcaattattgaactcaccaccCATTTGAGTTCTTTATGACAGTACATCCATAATTCATCACTCAAACTCATATATAAGAaggaagaaaatggagcagtcaccttacctcaatttctgcaacttctccttataacttgaattcctctagaacttcaacttcccttcacacttaaaccaaagaagaagagaaaagtatctTAATAACCAAGGAAGTGAGCAGTAGCTTCTGGAAATATTATGCCTTTATGTTTATACTTGAGCATGCATAACATGTTTTCCTAATCATCCatgggagaattaagctaaatccataagtgtttTCACTTACCTTGTCAGAGATGAgagtttcttcaagaaccctagaagaGTTTTAAGGCTGATGTTTTAATCCttaagagaagagagagagagctgGAGTTAATCCTCAATATTGTGtgttaaaatgagtgagaatagCAGCCAATATAGCTTATATTGagctttcttcacctttaagaatatcctctagaaagcttcattttcagccactaattggtcaagtagTTGATGCACCTACTTATGTACATCAAGAAGCTCAAAAGGTCAATCTAGGTAATGCACCTACTTGCTTTCACTTGGGCTTAAATATTGGGCCTTGACAGATTTGGCTGTTGGgattaaatttcattttccttttatttaacttagtttgggcctcaagtgagtccattagcataggcccaattctgatccataaaccttggcttttttaactagatccatatagctcaagtaggtgatgcacctacttagtcctttggactggtcaataagtcaaagtaggtgatgcacatACTTGTCACCTgctagcttagttaagtcaagcaagcagctcacttattttattccattttctaaatattaatctcttttgctttaacttagcacttaactttcaactttaagctcaattaccaccttacTATCTCTTTAAATACTCCCGTTGGAGTTACcttgcagtacacatgctgaaacgtgcaaggcatcacatcacTTTCtgagctagtttaaaccaacactaatcatataagaatcatggtccctcacctatactataaggttatgtcaagtatcacaagaatATAACAAGCATATGTGTAATACGGGTTGTTTCAATTTTGTAGGCAAAAtattcatagttgagtgactttgaggcaataaaagaaaattgagtgactttttgtGGGAAGAATccttagttgagtgactttatgTGAAAAGAAtcattagttgagtgactttgaggttataaaagaaagttgagtgactttctatgaaaaaaaaactattagtTGAATGACCATCTAAAATATCTGGAAATGGATTCAGTCGAACTcaatattttttgttcaaataatatatttgtattgaaaagtttatttaaatttgttcaaatatacatTAAGTTTTAAACTCAATTATTAACATTTGAAATCGTCattatataattcaaaattcataaggTTAAAATTATGCCTTTGTCTCTAATAGGATCAAACCTCCAATATTTTGTGTATTTCTTCATCAATGCATTAACCAAATCAAAGCAAATATGTATTTGCCTAAGGCAATAGGGTGGGGCAGAACTAAAATTCTAACTACATTTATTGCAAAACTCAATAGCTTAAATATTCATCAAAACTTTGTATTTGTGTTAATTGTTTTAAGAAATATACTTCGTAGGGAAAATTATGCAAAATAACAACATTTAGCCTATATTAGGTACTATAGCTAcagtttaagaaaattgtaattcaCGGTTACAGTTTTCCCAATTCTTGTTATTCGtctgatttgtataattgtaatttgtataaatcaagaatttgtataatatgattcctgattttataaattttgtatatgcttaccctaactatttgtatacgatttatgaaaaatcataataaattatcatGTTAGTATATTGGCAAACGAAATATACAAAAGGAGTTCTAAAAattctaaatgtataaataaacaCTTTCTATATACTTGccctatttgtatattcaaaagtgaaatatatAAACGAGCAGAAATATACAACTGTAGCCTCCATAGCAAATGGAACTATaactatggagcgcaattatcgAAACTATAGTTGTAGAgccttattatgtctattatgtttgctatttctgaaattttctctTTAAAGTATTTAATGTTTGAACATACTTGGGCTAATATTTTTAtggaaaattacgcggttaagcaaacatatactagttaattagctaacataGTTACAGTTTGTATTAATTACAATTCGAAACTTACTTCTAGTTATAATTACATTCTCtatctcgcctctctcctctcttcctctcttcctctctttatcgcctctctcccctctctctggaatctcgctcgccactctcctttTTTCAGTCATCTCTCCCTCACCTCTCTCATCTCCCTACCCAGTCTCTCTCTCGCTTCTCTTCTACCaatctctctcactttatacaaacacaaatgtataatttgtgtttgtataaagtgagagagacaatatatacaaatacaaatacatatctctccgtcctatacacttataattatacaaatacaaatattttcctgcacagttctcttttgcctttctctctctatacaaacacaaattatacaaatacaatgtataatttgtgtttgtgtaAACCGGGAGAGAGATtggatatacaaatattttaactcgattcaattgtatacgaattcaaattgtatgcagatatacaaatacaataattgatacatatacatagtagttacatatatacaattatctaaccgatatacatatactaaatcacctctctccactctcttcCCTCTCTCACTCAtatctctcctccctctcccaatctcgctcgccgtTCTCCTttctataacatgtagctacgaattgtaattagcaaactatagctatagagcaTAATTACGTTaattttgagtggctatatgcaAAAACTCCCCTATATTtattaggggtgtcaaaatgAGCCCAAATATAGATAACCCGTCCAACCCGCCCATAATTTTATGGGTTaagctcaagataatttgaagtataaattataggaaccacatattataagtactaaataacatcatatcccttctagttttctatttaccaaaaatcccttaaaaatgatgtttgcgggatacataacgttgtgcacgggatacattaggtttgatacattccacatagctgGATACATAGCTTGTGCACGGGATACTTTAGGTTTGAtgcattccacatagcgggatacatagcattgtgcacgggatacatgcgagatacatagtgttgtgcacgggatacatagcgtttgatacattccacatagcgggatacatagcgttgtgcacgggatacatgcgggatacataggtaaataagggatttttgaaatttttgaaataagtagggataaatggatattaaggtaagtaaatgagtgtagttaagtaatttgtcctaatttgaattgagttcaatctcaactcattcatgcattaatccattttaaaagaatctTCAATTGAGCCCAttttaatctccaatttcaacccaatttaagactctttatttgTATTGGTTTAATGTATGTTCTCATAATGAATGTATGAACTAcaatcttttttatatattctaagaTTTACCTATCCATTTgtaaccttttttttatttgtttgagttgagattcaaattgtggttataaaaggtaaataacaatatgttaaaatGATTGAGATTAAGTAGATCAAATTGATCGGATCACGATCCAACACAATTTTGAGCCCAACCCATTTGAACCCAAAGTAAATTTTAGCGGGTCATAATTCAActcaatttctatttcaacccaatttaatatcttcaatttcaatctAATTTGCTCATTTGACACCCTTAATTTCATCATGTGATAAACCCATACTCTAAATTAAAATCCCCGTCTCACTCTTTGTTGTACTGAAAAACTCATAATGTAAGCCTACGTACAAGATTAACTCAACGAATATCGCTTAGAATATGTGACTCTAAACTTGTATACATTGttaatagggaaaagggtctgatatacccttcaactttgtcatttagagatGATATATATCTCATTATGAAattgactcatatatacccctacttatatataaatggctcacatatacccttttcctctaacggaaatgaaaaataataattttagtttacttttttattatttattttttttaaatataataccgagcatatttaatcctcctcaaacatttttttttttactttttttgtttcaatgactaatttagatttattattttgttggtcaaatttatttatatttcactaatattcttgtaaaacttattatagatgaccaaatttttttcttcaaatacaaaaattaaattacaatatagacaaaaaaaaaatagttttaattttttttctttacactaaggaatgaaagaaaaaaataaaataagaataagaaactcaaaaaattataatcaaagaagtcaaaaaatcatttatgtatgaaaaagattaaaatataccttgaactttactagaagaatcatatatacccctaaataatttttaagaaaatgaaaagtcaaaaatataaatttaaaactatttttatcactaccgttaaatgaagggtatatgtgagctcatttcgCAACGGTAAGgatatatgtgagccgtttgtataacggctcacatatacaagtcactttcataacaagggacatatcagctctaaatgacaaagttgaggagtGTATCAGACCCTTTACATTATCTTGCTATTTTTATATGTCATAGCagataatttatcttattttaagattatatattttatcatttttaaaaaagggaGGGGgcggggggtggggggggggggttaaatATCAATTGAGTGACGCAATAATATCAGTATTTCCTTGCAATGATGTTGTACAAAAGTAAGTTCATAAAGTAAAATACGTGTAACGTATTAATCCAACTTTTCGTCAATTCTAGTACGCCTTTTGCATTTTTTTCTATGAGTTGGTCCattagaaggaaaaagaaagagcTAATGTCTatcctttctcttttattttttcctttttttgttaccacaatattaaaatattaattagagGCCTTCTCTATCAATACATAAACCAAATTAACatgtcaataattttttttttatggaataTAATATGTTCTCGGAGTTAATATtagtactaaaaaaataaaaggaaattttttttttatttattaaatataaaagataACATGTTTTTGTGTTCGGTATCCGTATTAGAGTCCGATTAATATAGAGCCTTATTCGGAAGAAAGcactttttatcaaaaaaaaaatttcatacccAAGATTCAAACTCAAGATCAAAGACTACATATTTTGAGTATTCCATCAAATAAACCTTCTtgtgatttgtttttttttcttttgttaatatACTTGATGACTCATGATTTGTTTTCTCATGCTTGACGTGAAAAAATTGTTTGTTTCTTGTGAAAGGATTGTGTTAAAGAATAACTAATTACTATTCCATATTGTTCATATTAAGTGAAtatttaagggaaaaaaaattcttaaggGTATGAACACccttgagaaaaatattttaggaaaaaattttGAAGACTATTTACACTATTACCATTTTGATTATTCTCAAACTAATCGCCTAGAAAATGTAAAGTAATTAAGAAccccattaaaaaaaatgtaaatatggAGAAAAGAAAGTCCACAattttcttgaactttaaaaaatccacttattttgaattgtgaaaaatatctcaacaataAGCTTAATATGGACGAAAgggagtgttgttgttgattagTGGTTCTTTATAAAATGATGTGTTTTTGGAAGTTTAtaatcacaaatatatatatttataaaaaaaatgaagatatgTGATTTATCAATATTGTATCTTACATATTCCTATATTTTATTTACGAATTATGATTTGTTCAttcgaaaaaattatataagaattaatttttttttaatagttttcacaaattatgaaatttttcttaaaaaaaagacaattgtattttcaaataaaatattaactttaaattatgatttcttATTACACATTTAAATAAACATGAATGAAGGTTATGgttgttggaaaactatatacACAGCCGAAGTATACGGAATCTTATCGCGTGGAATTTCATcgagttgttattgttgtttgtcctcGTAAGAAACAAAAATGTAAAACAGTAAAACAAGGCAAAGCCAAAAAGTAAATGACCACAGACCTACTCATCTAGACAAACAGTGTCAATAAAAAGGCTGTAaacttttttgttgttattcaaATTCTTAAACCCCCAAGTGCAGGTCGGTGCTAAATGCTTAAACCcctctatttttttcttacccGTGAACCCCAAATtgctatattattatttttttatgttgttgCTATTCAACTCTTAAACCCCAAGATTCAAGAACTTGTGGAAATTTGCTTAAATGGGTAAATGAAGTGTACTTGTATACTTTGTTAGTGCTTATATTCAATCTTGATTTTAGACAAATAGGAATATCTTTAGTTGATGTGCTTTTCTTGTTTTGTCAAAATGGGTAGAGGCATTGATTCTTTTTTCAATGTTGCATTGCAACAAAATCATGTCATTTATTCATATGTGTTCATTGATCTCTGGTAGATTCTTTGCTCATAAAGTTAATTGCTTTTTTGCCTCCTTTTTGACATTGGGGTACCTCCCTCTTTATGCTAAGTATGTAGGTAAACTTAGACAAAGTGTAACTGGTGTAGTTTATCTAGGAAGACTCTATTGGTTGTATTCCATTTTCACCCTTTTGTGAGGTTATAAGTAGAGGTGCTTAAATGTTGATTATTGGCATTGCAGGGGCATTTTTCAATAGGGTGCAAGTGTTTTGATACtaaattcaactttttttcGGGTATAGCAATGAGCTTCAGTGGCTCTACAGCTGGTTCTGGTGGGTTTGTGTTCATTTTTACAATGCAATTGTTTTAAGTACTTTGCCCTAGAAAAGCAGGACAAGTGAGCTTAATGTTTGAACAAAAGGTTGATGTTGCAATTGTTTAGGTAGCGGAACAACTAGAACATCTTTGGAATTTGGGAGGACTCATGTTGTTAGGCCTAAAGGAAAGCATGAGGCAACTattgtttggctacatggtctAGGTGATAAGGGCTCAAGGTATTGTTTCTATCATTAGCATAAATCGTGCTTTTAAGGTGTTGATGCCTTTGAGGACAATAAAGCCGCGATAAAGACTGTCACAAAAATTGTTAATTGATATATGATTTACTGATTAAATTATGATCGATATATCATGATGTTACATAGTTTTGTCTAAATTCCTGCACTATCAGGCTCTAGTGACCTGTATTACACTCTTTTTTGTTCTTGAGAATGGAGGTATTACTTTTAGTTCATATGCTTCTCAAGCCTACTTTGTTCAATTTTGGctctttaccttttcttttgtttacCTCTATTCTGTTCCAATATAATAAACCCCGAGTAAGAAACGAATGTGTCGTCGTCTTTTGATCATTTACTTGATTCTTAGGGATCAGGCAGCCAGATGTTGAACCAGGGACCACTTGTTCACTTGATGATTTTCCTATAGACCAATTAAACAAAACAAGATAAAGTAAATTATTCACAATGTCAGTTACTAATTTGGTGGCACTAAGACTAAGATTAGGCCCATAAACtttcatattaaaaatttagTCTAATTTGTCCATTTCAACAGACCTTTTCATAAATTGGTTCTCCAGATTATTTTGTGGTCCCTAAGCTAAATGGATCACTAGTCTCCAAGTTGTTTCTTTAACTGTACAGTATTTTAACATTTCTTGCATAAAGCTGACAGTTCTTTCCTTGAAACTTTATGTTTGCATATTTTAATCCAACTTGTATTATCTTGCTTAATTAGCTACCAGAAACGGTTGCTAACTCTTCTTTCTTATCTACTTGGCAGCTGGTCCCAGCTTCTTGAAAGCTTTCCACTTCCTAATGTAAGGAGATAGGCAGTCTATGCAGGGTGATTTCTCTAATAAGTGCGATATTTATTTCGTTGTGACTTGTCGGTATCTTTCCTTCTTAAATTGTTTTCAGGTCAAATGGATTTGCCCAACTGCTCCTACTCGCCCTGTTGCTGCCTTTGGTGGATTTCCCTGCACTGCTTGTAAGACTTATTTTCAGAAACAATATTGTTTTCTGTTTGTTGATAAGCATAGCTTCTATATTGTTGTATACTTGCTTAGCAATGTCTTACTCTCACTGTTCAATATCTTTTGCTTATCTACTGATAAAGATAAACAACAGAGGATCTATTAACTTGAATTATTTTAGGGTTTGATGTAGGAGATATTTCAGAAGATGCTCCTGATGATTTGGAGGGCTTAGATTTTTCTGCAGCACATGTTGCAAATCTCTTATCAACAGAACCAGCTGATGGTATGTTTCTTTTTCAACCTTTTCGAACAATATGTGCCAGAAAATCTTATGCAAGATGAAACTAGTGcttcaaatataatatatgtagaaaataatttcatcTGCATAGCTAGATTGTTTTAATGCACTGTAAGTTGATATCTGATGTGGCAGTTCATCATTGCATATATGTCTGTAACTCTTTTTCATCTTCAGTGAAACTATGTGTTGGAGGATTCAGCATGGGAGCTGCAACTGCTCTTTATTCAGCTACATGTCATGCATTCAGTCAGTATGGTAATGGAAGTCCTTATCGAGTTAACCTGAGTGCAGTTGTGGGCCTTAGTGGCTGGCTTCCTTGTTCAAGGTGGAATGTTATTTCTTAGAGATACCTGCAGCTTTTGTTCCcgtggaatttttattttttttaaaacctgTTCCCATGGAATATGTTCCCCTTATTAGCTGGTTTTTCCAGGACATTAAGGCGACGAATGCAAGGAGTGAATGATGCTGTAAGGCGTGCAGCATCTTTGCCAATTTTGCTCTGTCATGGCACTGGTACTTCCATCGCATGCTTTCCAACTTTTGGAATCTTAAAGTCCATCTAATCTTCAGTGTTTTAGTATATATTAGCATTTTTACATTGCAAATATATGAAGGACCTGCAAGGTTGTTACTCGTGTGAGTTCCTGCCATTTGTTGGTTGTCTGCCTGAGATTTCGATTCCCTTTGATGTCCTATTGCATTTATTTCTGGGGCTCCTaagttttttttgaaaaaacaattgCCTCATAATGTCAGGGATCAGTATATGACatgtttaaattaatatttattagatTATGAGGGTTAATGGAGTGTCTTGCGAAGCTTTATGTAAGGAAAAGCTAGTCCAGGACCTCTTGTGGATGTTTATACTGTGATTATTAACATCTTGGTATTTCTTGGTTCTCTTTTGATAGATCTCAGCTGGTGGAAAGGTTGGTTGAGAGGATATAGAAGTGACCTAAATTTGCTTAGCATATCACACTGTTTTGCCCTCATTTCACTAGGTTGTAAGTTTAAGGGACAACAGTGACTATTTGTAGAGGTTCACAGTCGGGAAGAATTTTTTTGTAACTCTTAAGACATGAATTAGTTGAAGTAACTGAGAAGTGGTTTGAACCCAACATACTGCAAGTATCTCTAGATAGTTGCAGTACAATCATAATTTGTTTTCtcggtttttttttatttcccttCCCCATGAATATTTTCGACAAATAACTTTTAGATTGATGATAATGCAAGGATTTCATTTCTGTCCATGCTTTTTCCTGCAAAGATTGAGGAAGCCTTTAGTTCCTTGCTTCCTCGCTAGTTAACATGTCTGACTTGTCCAAAAAAGTGAAGCACCGTCTAAAAGGCTGGGAGATCACTAATTTACATTCTAAATAATTTCCAAATGTCTCTGGATATAGCGTCAGTCATTTGAGAAGTTCTATGCATATGTCCTTTGGTTGTAAAGTCTCTAAATGTGGAGCCTTCGTTCTATTACTTATTACCTTACAAAACCTGAAAGGAGGATGTCTCAAAGATGAGTGGTCATTCATCAAACTCTATGACTTGATGATATTGTACTTACTgccccaacaaaaaaaaaagcaaaatctGCTACTTTTCTCGTGTATCGGACTGTTGGTTGCTGTTGATTTGGAATTTCAGAAGAAGGGAGATATCAAGGTCCCTGATATTCCACATGGCTATGATTTTCCTAAATGGTTGGCCATAATTGTCAACCGGAAGACTTGCACTCTTGCTGTTGTATTACTCTTTATGCCCAGGAGTTATGCCATTGAATATGAAGTTAGATTTAAACCTTAACGGAATACAAATGGTTCTTGTTTCAGGTGATGACGTTGTGGCATATCAACATGGAGAAAAATCTGCAAGAATTTTAAGCTCATCTGGTTTCCAGAATCTAACCTTCAGGACTTATGAAGGGTATATATACATTTCCACCTTCTTTCTTGGAATATACGTTAAACATCAGATGTTCCTTAAGATATCATGTTCAACTCTTCTTTTTTCCTTGTATAGGCTTGGTCACTACACAATTCCTGAAGAGACTGATGAAATTTGTCACTGGCTGTCTGCAAATTTGTGTCTCGGCGGGACATGATATGAATTGCTGAAGCTCTGGTATACGTGATATACacgaagaagaagatgaagaagaagaataacaGCCATAGTGTATGAACAGCTAACCTAGGGAGAGTGGTTCATGGTATACTTGCATTATGCATCCTATTATATTGTCTTGTCTATTAGTATCTGTTGTATCAGTAAACAATAAATCACGTGTGGCTATCCAAGTTTttacaaatttgatttttttttttctcttgagAGGCAAAGAAATCAGTTTATCCTTGTTTAGTTCTCTTAATTAAAACAGCCAAACAACTGTTATATCTTAGTTATCACTTTTTtcaaaagagaattttttttttccaagta
This genomic stretch from Solanum stenotomum isolate F172 chromosome 10, ASM1918654v1, whole genome shotgun sequence harbors:
- the LOC125842533 gene encoding uncharacterized protein LOC125842533; this encodes MSFSGSTAGSGSGTTRTSLEFGRTHVVRPKGKHEATIVWLHGLGDKGSSWSQLLESFPLPNVKWICPTAPTRPVAAFGGFPCTAWFDVGDISEDAPDDLEGLDFSAAHVANLLSTEPADVKLCVGGFSMGAATALYSATCHAFSQYGNGSPYRVNLSAVVGLSGWLPCSRTLRRRMQGVNDAVRRAASLPILLCHGTGDDVVAYQHGEKSARILSSSGFQNLTFRTYEGLGHYTIPEETDEICHWLSANLCLGGT